ATCGTCTAACCTCTGGCTCACCCGATAGTTTTATATATCTTTCACCATTCCTACCAAGATATTCTACAGCCTTGACACCTTTTCCCTTTAGTTCATCTAATATATGATCAATCATTCCGATGTTTGTAGGTTTTAAATGTTTAGCCACTTTAAAAACTCCAGGGGCATCTTTTATGTTACCAGCAAAATTTGACAACACATCAGTTACTGAATAAATATCATCTCTCCATGATTTTAATGTTTCCTTAAATGATTCAACATCATGACCAAACGTTTTCAAATAAGTCATAGCTTCATCTTGAGTGATTACTGCATAATGTTCTTGGTTTTTATTTAACTTTGCTTCAATATCTTTATACCGCTGATCTTCTATTTGTTTCTTAAAATTAAGATGATCTTCATATCTATAATCATCCTCAACCCATGTTCTTAATCGTGGATCATATTTCATTTTATAACTCCCTTTACAGTATATAATTCATTTAAGTTTTGTTTATACTTTATCGGATTCAGCTATTTTTTCTTTAGCTTTTCTGAATTATTGGGAGACGGATCAAATTTTACTGTCGGAGCATGACACGGTGTTTTGACAAATTTTATAACACCAATACCTGCAATAATTCATGAGCCTCTTCCATACAACGGAGATCCAGCCATAACCGGCCATCATACAGGCGCCCAATCACGGGTTTTTCTAAATTGCGCCATTGGTGAGCCAGTTTTTCCAGTGTGCTGCCCCGCCCATCCATCGCCGTAAACGTCAGCGCCCAACTGGGTAATCGATCGACCGGCAGGGAACCACTGCCAATCTGGGAATAGCAAGGCTCATCGCGCACGATAAATTTTTCGCTGTAATATGCCCGAATTGGGGGAAGGAGCTGTTGCGCCATATCACGAATTTCGCTTTGCGGGCGGGTCAATAGACGCAAGGTCGGTAATTTCTGGTGAAGTTGCTCAGGATGTTGATAGAGACGCAACGTGGCTTCCAGTGCGGCCAACGTCATTTTATCCGCCCGCAAGGCGCGTTTCAGGGGATGCTGCTGGATAGCGTCTATCCACGGTTTTTTACCGACAATAATGCCGGCTTGTGGGCCACCTAATAATTTATCGCCAGAGAAAGTGACTAAATCGATACCACAGTTCAGGTAATCTTGCGGCATCGGTTCAGCCGGCAGGCCATATTGCGTCATGTCTATCATGGAACCACTGCCAAGATCGACGGCCGTCGGGATTTGGGCTGCCATACCCAGTTTTGCCAATGCCTCTCCCGCGACGTCAGCCGTGAAGCCTTCAATCTGGTAATTACTGGTATGCACTTTCATCAGCATGCCGGTATCCGCATTGATGGCCTGCCGATAATCTTTCAGGTGCGTTCGGTTAGTGGTGCCCACTTCCACCAAACGGCACCCCGCTTGCCGCATCACGTCGGGAATACGGAACGCGCCGCCAATTTCGACCAGTTCTCCGCGGGAAACGATAACTTCTCTTCCCGACGCCACGGTTGCCAGCACCAGTAATACGGCAGCGGCATTATTGTTAACAATACAGGCATCTTCTGCCCCGGTTAATGTACAGAGTAAATCCGCCAGCGCCCGATCACGATGCCCGCGGCCGGCACCGTCAAGCGAATATTCCAACGTCACCGGTGAACGCATGGCCTGTGCCACTGCGTCAATGGCGGATTCGGCCAACAATGCACGCCCCAGATTGGTATGGAGCACCGTTCCGCTCAGGTTAAAGACTGGCTTCAGTGCGGACGTTTGCGCCTTGTCCAATCTTCGCTGCAAGGATGCCGCCCAATCGTGACTCCACTCCGGCAAGGCTTGCTGTTCGCGAATAGTGAACCGCGCCTGCGCCTGCATTGCCCGCAATATCTCTACTACTTGCGTCTGCCCATAAGACGCAATCAGCCGGGTGATTGCCGGCTCCCGCAACAAGGTGTCAACGGAGGGTAATTGGCGGTACAGCGAGTTGATTGCTTGTGTCATCGCTTCATCATCTTTATTATTCGTTGGGAAGCAGAAAAGGGTTCAGGCTACTGCGGGCAAAACCTTCTTCTTCCATTTTGGCATCCAGAATCAATGACGCCAGATCATCAGC
This genomic interval from Xenorhabdus doucetiae contains the following:
- the selA gene encoding L-seryl-tRNA(Sec) selenium transferase; translated protein: MTQAINSLYRQLPSVDTLLREPAITRLIASYGQTQVVEILRAMQAQARFTIREQQALPEWSHDWAASLQRRLDKAQTSALKPVFNLSGTVLHTNLGRALLAESAIDAVAQAMRSPVTLEYSLDGAGRGHRDRALADLLCTLTGAEDACIVNNNAAAVLLVLATVASGREVIVSRGELVEIGGAFRIPDVMRQAGCRLVEVGTTNRTHLKDYRQAINADTGMLMKVHTSNYQIEGFTADVAGEALAKLGMAAQIPTAVDLGSGSMIDMTQYGLPAEPMPQDYLNCGIDLVTFSGDKLLGGPQAGIIVGKKPWIDAIQQHPLKRALRADKMTLAALEATLRLYQHPEQLHQKLPTLRLLTRPQSEIRDMAQQLLPPIRAYYSEKFIVRDEPCYSQIGSGSLPVDRLPSWALTFTAMDGRGSTLEKLAHQWRNLEKPVIGRLYDGRLWLDLRCMEEAHELLQVLVL